Proteins found in one Nostoc sp. NIES-3756 genomic segment:
- the speA gene encoding biosynthetic arginine decarboxylase has protein sequence MGVESTATSDEVVKVPANGHKLEGKNHKQKKLLPPTTPGEVSRAWKIEDSEALYRIEGWGQPYFSINAAGHVTVSPKGDRGGSLDLFELVNALKQRNLGLPLLIRFSDILEDRIERLNACFAKAIARYNYPGVYRGVFPVKCNQQRHLIEDLVRFGKPHQFGLEAGSKPELMIALALLDTPGSLLICNGYKDREYVETAMLSQRLGQTPIIVLEQVEEVDLVIAASQQLGIKPILGVRAKLSTQGMGRWGTSTGDRAKFGLTIPEIIQAVDKLRDADLLDSLQLMHFHIGSQISAINVIKDAIQEASRIYVELASLGANMKYLDVGGGLGVDYDGSQTNFYASKNYNMQNYANDIVAELKDTCAEKQIPVPTLISESGRAIASHQSVLIFDVLSTSDVPHDQPEPPKEGESPVINYLWETYQSINKENYQEFYHDATQFKEEAISRFNLGILRLRERAKAERLYWACCQKILDIIRQHDYVPDELEDLEKIMASIYYINLSVFQSAPDCWAIDQLFPIMPIHRLDEEPTQRAILADLTCDSDGKIDRFIDLRDVKSVLELHPFQPGEPYYLGMFLNGAYQEIMGNLHNLFGDTNAVHIQLTPKGYQIEHVVKGDTMSEVVSYVQYDSEDMVENIRQRCERALEEKRITLAESQRLLQTYEQSLRRYTYLNS, from the coding sequence ATGGGTGTTGAGTCAACTGCTACATCTGACGAGGTGGTAAAAGTACCAGCCAACGGACACAAGTTGGAAGGGAAAAATCACAAGCAGAAGAAACTGCTACCACCAACTACGCCAGGAGAAGTTTCTCGCGCTTGGAAGATTGAGGACAGCGAAGCTTTATACCGAATTGAAGGTTGGGGACAGCCTTATTTCTCAATTAATGCGGCTGGTCATGTTACCGTATCTCCCAAGGGCGATCGCGGTGGTTCTTTGGATTTGTTTGAATTAGTCAACGCTTTGAAACAGCGTAATTTGGGGCTACCCTTACTAATTCGCTTTTCTGATATTTTAGAAGACCGCATCGAACGATTAAATGCTTGTTTTGCTAAAGCGATCGCTCGTTACAATTATCCCGGTGTTTATCGCGGTGTATTTCCGGTCAAATGCAATCAGCAACGGCATTTGATTGAAGACTTGGTGAGATTTGGTAAACCACATCAGTTTGGTTTAGAAGCAGGTTCCAAGCCAGAGTTAATGATTGCCTTGGCTTTGTTGGATACCCCAGGATCATTGCTAATTTGCAACGGCTACAAAGACCGGGAATACGTGGAAACGGCCATGTTATCCCAAAGACTAGGACAAACACCAATCATCGTCTTAGAACAGGTGGAAGAAGTCGATTTGGTGATTGCTGCTAGCCAACAATTGGGAATTAAGCCGATTTTGGGGGTAAGAGCGAAATTAAGCACCCAAGGTATGGGACGTTGGGGAACATCCACAGGCGATCGCGCCAAGTTTGGTTTGACGATCCCCGAAATTATTCAAGCAGTTGACAAGTTACGTGATGCTGATTTGCTGGATTCTTTGCAGTTAATGCACTTCCATATTGGTTCGCAAATCTCCGCTATCAATGTAATTAAAGATGCCATCCAAGAAGCTAGCCGGATTTATGTAGAGTTAGCATCCTTGGGGGCAAACATGAAATACCTTGATGTCGGTGGCGGCTTGGGTGTAGATTATGACGGTTCCCAAACCAACTTCTACGCTTCTAAGAACTACAACATGCAGAACTATGCTAACGATATCGTGGCAGAGTTAAAAGATACCTGTGCGGAGAAGCAAATACCCGTACCTACACTGATTAGTGAAAGTGGACGGGCGATCGCTTCCCATCAATCGGTACTCATTTTCGACGTTCTTAGTACCAGTGATGTCCCCCACGATCAACCAGAACCACCAAAAGAAGGGGAATCCCCAGTCATTAATTACCTCTGGGAAACCTATCAATCTATCAACAAAGAGAATTATCAAGAGTTTTACCACGACGCTACCCAATTCAAGGAAGAAGCTATTAGCCGCTTCAACTTAGGGATTCTGCGTCTGAGAGAACGCGCCAAAGCTGAACGCCTCTACTGGGCTTGCTGCCAAAAGATTTTAGACATCATTCGCCAGCATGATTACGTACCTGATGAGTTGGAAGACCTGGAGAAAATCATGGCTTCCATTTACTACATCAATCTTTCCGTGTTTCAATCAGCACCAGATTGTTGGGCAATTGATCAACTATTCCCCATCATGCCCATCCATCGCTTAGATGAAGAACCAACCCAGCGAGCCATTTTAGCCGACCTCACCTGTGATAGCGACGGCAAAATTGACCGCTTTATTGACCTACGTGATGTCAAATCTGTGCTAGAATTACACCCCTTCCAACCAGGGGAACCCTATTATCTGGGAATGTTCCTTAATGGTGCTTACCAGGAAATTATGGGGAACTTGCACAACTTATTTGGTGACACTAACGCCGTTCACATCCAGTTAACACCCAAAGGCTACCAAATCGAACACGTAGTCAAAGGTGATACAATGAGTGAAGTTGTCAGTTATGTGCAGTACGACTCTGAAGACATGGTAGAAAACATCCGCCAACGCTGTGAGCGTGCTTTAGAAGAGAAGCGGATCACCTTAGCCGAATCTCAGCGCTTACTGCAAACTTACGAACAGAGTCTTAGAAGATACACTTACTTGAATAGTTAA
- a CDS encoding serine/threonine protein kinase encodes MVNRSSGVHCINPDCQRPYPQPWGNKFCNSCGAVLKLLDRYVPLQTLGAGGFAQIYTVLDEKTQTEKVLKVLIEDSPKALELFTQEAEVLVRLRHPGVPKVEADGHFQVNLTNPKPHQLPCLVMEKINGPTLEEILNKYPQGCPEDMVVNWLNQAVKILQELHKHQIIHRDIKPSNLMLRTPSPSLITSQGGTGWEQLVLIDFGGAKQVNIGRQRQESSSTRLFSSGYSPPEQVTGGHIGPSADFYALGRTMIELLTGRYPSDLEDPQTGVLRWRNRVNIKPQLADLLDEMVQEDVRSRPANATIIQKRLAKIHQPASGQNSLQQALTQITHQLGLLGQATDQAFSNLGQTLGKILRWILQTIFQIIKACSLTIWAMLLTGLGASAGTVTGYILAYQTNLGDRLSEFLTTQLPGLILNPEAGFGAEIIVFATAGIGTAWGLTASGSFAQRRRFLVAFLMGIISYGFGWLLWQVITSTTSSGEGLVGATAIAIFLLALSMGFRSHHIVYAMIGSFGTAIIVAILVVLGFPANLSQASTPHIWSELPLSITFFSSIGILMSFWLGISYYVIVPGLRFLGWR; translated from the coding sequence TTGGTAAATCGTTCTTCTGGGGTTCACTGCATAAATCCTGACTGTCAACGTCCCTATCCCCAACCTTGGGGTAACAAATTTTGTAACAGCTGTGGCGCGGTGCTAAAGTTGTTAGATCGTTATGTGCCTCTACAAACCTTAGGAGCGGGGGGTTTTGCCCAAATTTATACAGTGTTGGATGAGAAAACCCAAACTGAAAAAGTGCTAAAGGTGTTAATAGAAGATTCCCCAAAAGCACTGGAATTATTTACACAAGAAGCAGAAGTTTTAGTCAGGTTGCGTCATCCAGGAGTTCCCAAAGTTGAAGCTGATGGGCATTTTCAAGTTAATCTCACCAACCCTAAGCCGCATCAACTACCTTGTTTGGTAATGGAAAAAATTAACGGGCCTACTCTAGAGGAAATTCTCAATAAATATCCCCAAGGATGCCCGGAAGATATGGTTGTAAACTGGTTAAACCAAGCAGTAAAAATTCTCCAAGAACTACATAAGCATCAGATTATACACCGTGATATTAAACCTTCTAATTTGATGTTACGAACTCCCTCGCCTAGCCTCATCACATCTCAAGGCGGTACAGGATGGGAACAATTAGTTTTAATTGATTTTGGCGGGGCAAAACAAGTCAATATAGGAAGACAACGCCAAGAGTCCAGTTCTACAAGATTATTTTCCTCTGGTTACAGTCCACCAGAACAAGTTACAGGGGGACACATAGGCCCAAGTGCCGATTTTTATGCCCTCGGTCGGACGATGATTGAATTACTCACAGGTAGGTATCCATCAGATTTGGAAGATCCCCAAACGGGGGTTTTGCGATGGCGTAATCGAGTTAATATCAAACCTCAGTTAGCAGATTTGCTGGATGAGATGGTACAAGAAGATGTGCGATCGCGTCCGGCTAATGCTACTATCATCCAAAAACGGTTAGCAAAAATTCATCAACCCGCTTCAGGACAAAACAGTTTACAGCAAGCTTTAACACAAATTACCCATCAACTTGGGCTATTGGGGCAAGCTACAGACCAAGCTTTCAGCAATTTGGGGCAAACCTTAGGTAAAATCTTGCGGTGGATTTTACAGACAATCTTCCAAATTATCAAAGCTTGCTCTTTAACAATTTGGGCAATGCTGTTAACTGGTCTGGGTGCTAGTGCTGGCACAGTTACCGGATATATTTTGGCATATCAAACCAATTTAGGCGATCGCTTAAGTGAATTTCTTACTACTCAATTACCAGGGTTAATACTTAACCCTGAAGCGGGGTTTGGTGCAGAAATAATAGTATTTGCCACCGCAGGCATAGGTACAGCTTGGGGTTTAACAGCATCGGGTTCTTTTGCCCAACGACGACGGTTTTTAGTCGCCTTTTTGATGGGTATAATTAGCTACGGTTTCGGTTGGCTATTATGGCAAGTCATTACATCAACCACATCTAGCGGTGAAGGTTTGGTTGGAGCAACTGCCATAGCCATATTCTTACTAGCCTTAAGTATGGGTTTCCGTAGCCACCACATAGTTTATGCCATGATTGGCTCATTTGGTACAGCGATTATCGTGGCAATTCTCGTAGTTTTAGGCTTTCCCGCTAATCTTTCCCAAGCTTCTACTCCTCACATTTGGTCAGAGTTACCCCTATCTATTACCTTCTTTAGCTCTATAGGTATTTTAATGAGCTTCTGGTTAGGCATAAGCTACTACGTCATTGTGCCAGGATTACGCTTCTTGGGTTGGCGGTAA
- a CDS encoding fasciclin domain-containing protein — protein sequence MANIVETAVNAGKFKSLVQAAEAAQILDALKSDEIFTLFAPTDEAFAKLPEGTLDSLLKDIPKLKKILAYHVAYGDVRSDDLVQIEEAETLEGSVVAIESKNGKVKVNDANVVQTDILADNGVIHVIDSVLMPAMVAGK from the coding sequence ATGGCTAACATTGTGGAAACTGCTGTTAATGCAGGAAAATTTAAGAGTTTAGTACAGGCGGCTGAAGCTGCACAAATTTTAGATGCGCTCAAGAGTGATGAAATTTTTACTTTGTTTGCGCCTACCGATGAGGCTTTTGCAAAGTTACCAGAGGGAACTTTAGATTCATTGTTGAAAGACATCCCCAAGTTAAAAAAGATTTTGGCATACCATGTAGCTTACGGTGATGTCAGGTCTGATGATTTGGTGCAAATTGAAGAAGCAGAAACCCTAGAAGGTTCTGTTGTGGCGATTGAATCTAAAAATGGCAAAGTCAAGGTAAATGATGCAAATGTCGTGCAAACAGACATCCTTGCTGATAATGGCGTGATTCACGTTATTGACTCTGTTTTAATGCCGGCGATGGTGGCGGGGAAATAG
- a CDS encoding DUF2087 domain-containing protein: protein MKQEQFQTLLQFFKVLADESRLKILGILANQECSVEELAALMQLKEPTVSHHLSRLKELNLVTMRPEGNSRIYQLDSEVLQSISKEILSPEKIASLVEDVDIEAWESKVLRNYLEIDVNSTQGIQRIKEIPASRKKRLVILKWLVSKFDLGINYSESEVNDIINLYHPDYATLRRELISSKLMQRENGVYWRLAQM, encoded by the coding sequence ATGAAACAAGAGCAATTTCAAACCTTACTGCAATTTTTCAAAGTGTTAGCTGACGAAAGCCGATTGAAGATTTTAGGGATCTTAGCGAATCAAGAGTGTAGCGTTGAGGAATTAGCGGCGCTAATGCAGCTTAAAGAGCCGACAGTTTCCCATCATCTGTCCAGACTCAAAGAGCTAAATTTGGTCACAATGCGTCCAGAGGGCAATAGCCGCATATATCAATTAGATAGTGAAGTCCTGCAAAGCATTAGCAAGGAAATTCTTTCTCCTGAAAAGATTGCTTCATTAGTTGAAGATGTTGATATTGAAGCCTGGGAAAGCAAAGTTTTAAGGAACTATCTAGAGATAGATGTCAACAGTACACAAGGAATCCAACGTATCAAAGAAATTCCTGCCAGCCGTAAAAAGCGCTTAGTCATTCTTAAATGGTTAGTAAGCAAATTTGATTTAGGTATTAATTACTCAGAAAGCGAAGTAAATGACATTATCAATCTTTACCATCCAGATTACGCCACCCTCAGACGAGAGTTGATTAGTTCTAAGTTAATGCAGCGAGAAAATGGAGTTTACTGGCGGTTAGCACAAATGTGA
- a CDS encoding glycoside hydrolase family 13 protein, producing the protein MQIQTPDWVKHAVFYQIFPDRFARSKQPRKRLLRDARWEDWESMPTLQGYKGGDLWGIMEQLDYIQNLGIDAIYFTPIFQSASNHRYHTHDYYQVDPMLGGNPAFKELLDAAHERNIKVVLDGVFNHSSRGFFFFHDVLENGPQSPWVNWFKIEGWPLSPYNGEFPANYVGWADNRALPVFNHDNPEVREYIMEIAEYWIKFGIDGWRLDVPFEITTPGFWQEFRDRVKAINPEAYIVGEVWGDSREWLDGKQFDGVMNYLFAGPTIAFTAGDRVVLEQVQSRDYQPYPPLFAAEYAAKIQELLQFYPWEIQLTQLNLLASHDTARLLTIAGGDKPSIELATLLLLTFPGAPSIYYGDEVGLPGAIDPDSRRGFPLEANWDREIYHTHRQLISLRHTYPALRTGDYQVLWAQGAVYVFARILGKEELIIAVNVGTAPAYANVDNTSLQTQPNKLLYGQAEINWDNSGQTKQLSLNLPPRSGCIIALGE; encoded by the coding sequence ATGCAAATTCAGACACCAGACTGGGTGAAACACGCTGTATTCTACCAAATCTTTCCAGACCGCTTTGCTAGAAGTAAACAGCCCCGTAAGCGTCTACTACGTGATGCGCGTTGGGAAGACTGGGAATCAATGCCCACACTGCAAGGTTATAAAGGCGGTGATTTATGGGGCATTATGGAGCAGTTGGACTATATTCAAAATTTGGGTATAGATGCCATCTACTTTACACCCATCTTTCAATCTGCCAGCAATCACCGCTATCATACCCACGACTATTATCAAGTAGACCCAATGCTGGGAGGTAATCCAGCCTTTAAGGAACTACTAGACGCAGCCCATGAGCGGAATATTAAAGTTGTCCTCGATGGAGTATTTAATCATTCCAGTCGAGGATTTTTCTTTTTCCACGACGTTTTAGAAAATGGCCCTCAATCTCCTTGGGTGAACTGGTTCAAAATCGAAGGCTGGCCTCTCTCACCTTACAATGGTGAGTTTCCGGCGAACTATGTAGGCTGGGCTGATAATCGCGCTTTGCCTGTATTTAACCACGACAACCCAGAAGTACGGGAATATATTATGGAAATTGCCGAATATTGGATTAAATTCGGCATTGATGGCTGGCGGTTGGATGTACCATTTGAAATTACGACTCCAGGCTTTTGGCAAGAATTTCGCGATCGCGTCAAAGCCATCAACCCCGAAGCTTATATTGTGGGGGAAGTGTGGGGAGATTCCCGCGAGTGGCTAGATGGGAAACAATTTGACGGCGTAATGAATTATTTATTTGCTGGGCCGACAATTGCCTTCACAGCAGGCGATCGCGTAGTCTTAGAACAAGTCCAAAGCCGCGACTATCAACCTTATCCGCCCCTATTCGCCGCCGAATATGCCGCCAAGATTCAGGAATTACTACAATTTTATCCTTGGGAAATTCAGTTAACCCAACTCAACTTGCTAGCAAGTCACGATACAGCCAGACTCCTAACAATTGCTGGCGGAGATAAGCCAAGTATAGAGTTAGCCACTTTATTACTGCTTACCTTTCCTGGTGCGCCGAGTATCTATTATGGCGATGAAGTTGGTTTACCAGGGGCGATAGATCCCGACTCTCGCCGTGGCTTCCCCTTAGAAGCCAACTGGGATCGAGAAATTTACCACACTCACCGCCAATTAATTTCCCTACGCCACACTTACCCAGCTTTACGCACAGGTGACTACCAAGTACTTTGGGCGCAAGGGGCAGTATACGTTTTTGCTCGTATATTAGGCAAAGAAGAATTAATCATCGCTGTCAACGTCGGTACAGCCCCAGCCTACGCCAACGTAGATAATACCAGCTTGCAAACTCAACCCAACAAGTTACTATACGGCCAAGCTGAAATTAATTGGGATAACTCAGGACAAACAAAACAATTGTCTTTAAATCTTCCCCCACGTAGTGGTTGCATCATTGCTTTAGGGGAGTAG
- a CDS encoding phycocyanobilin:ferredoxin oxidoreductase — protein MSLTSIPSLREQQHPLIRQLADCIEAVWHQHLDLSPYHLPAELGYVEGRLEGEKLIIENRCYQTPQFRKMHLELAKVGNMLDILHCVMFPRPEYDLPMFGCDLVGGRGQISAAIADLSPVHLDRTLPESYNSALSNLNPLDFSQPRELPEWGHIFSEFCIFVRPSSPEEETMFLGRVREFLEVHCQNAIASSPVSPEQTQQILAGQHNYCTQQQQNDKTRRVLEKAFGADWAEYYMTTVLFDLPE, from the coding sequence ATGTCACTAACTTCCATTCCCTCGCTACGTGAGCAACAACATCCCCTCATTCGCCAACTAGCGGACTGTATAGAAGCAGTTTGGCATCAGCATCTGGATTTGTCGCCTTACCATTTGCCTGCTGAGTTGGGGTATGTGGAAGGGAGACTAGAGGGTGAGAAACTGATAATTGAAAACCGTTGCTATCAAACACCCCAGTTTCGGAAGATGCACTTGGAATTAGCCAAGGTGGGAAATATGCTGGATATCCTCCACTGCGTGATGTTTCCCCGTCCAGAATATGACTTACCTATGTTTGGCTGTGACTTAGTTGGGGGGAGGGGTCAAATTAGTGCGGCGATCGCCGACCTTTCTCCAGTACACTTAGACCGTACCCTACCCGAATCCTATAATTCTGCGCTGTCAAATCTCAACCCACTAGATTTTTCCCAGCCGCGAGAATTACCAGAATGGGGACATATCTTCTCTGAGTTCTGTATTTTTGTCCGTCCGAGTTCACCGGAAGAAGAAACCATGTTTTTGGGACGGGTGCGGGAGTTTTTAGAAGTACATTGTCAAAATGCGATCGCCTCTAGTCCCGTTTCCCCAGAACAAACACAGCAAATTTTAGCTGGACAACATAATTACTGTACCCAACAGCAACAAAACGATAAAACCCGCAGGGTACTAGAAAAAGCCTTTGGTGCAGACTGGGCAGAATATTACATGACTACAGTGTTATTTGATTTACCAGAATAA
- the ndk gene encoding nucleoside-diphosphate kinase — translation MERTFLAIKPDGVQRKLVGEIIRRFETKGFTLVGLKFLQVSKQLAEEHYGVHRERPFFSSLVEFITSGPVVAMVWEGDGVIASARKIIGATNPLTAEPGTIRGDFGISIGRNLIHGSDAPETAQKEISLWFTDAELVNWQPHLTPWLHE, via the coding sequence TTGGAACGCACATTCTTAGCAATTAAGCCTGATGGCGTACAGCGTAAACTCGTTGGCGAAATTATACGTCGCTTTGAAACAAAAGGTTTTACCCTCGTGGGTTTAAAGTTTCTCCAAGTCAGTAAACAATTGGCTGAAGAACATTATGGTGTCCACAGAGAAAGACCTTTCTTTTCCAGTCTAGTTGAATTTATCACCTCTGGCCCGGTGGTAGCGATGGTTTGGGAAGGTGATGGTGTGATTGCTTCTGCCAGAAAAATTATTGGTGCAACCAATCCCCTCACAGCAGAACCCGGAACAATTCGGGGTGATTTTGGCATTAGCATCGGCCGCAACCTCATCCACGGTTCTGATGCGCCAGAAACCGCACAAAAAGAAATCAGCCTGTGGTTTACAGATGCAGAATTAGTCAATTGGCAACCACACTTAACCCCTTGGTTGCACGAGTAG
- a CDS encoding DUF2087 domain-containing protein, translating to MPPEQLDILINFFKALADENRLRIVGTLANQEYSVEELAKLMQLKESIVSHHLAKLQKFNLVSICPKGNTHLYKLDSAALQTMGKEIFQVNRTPVLDNGESETWSKQVLKNFFEGDHSLENSTVRLKEIPASRKKRLVILKWLANQFHVGVNYPEREVNAILQNYHPDYATLRRDLIDNQLMQRSKSIYWRIAEI from the coding sequence ATGCCACCAGAACAACTTGATATCCTAATCAATTTCTTTAAAGCCCTAGCGGATGAGAACCGCTTGAGAATAGTAGGGACTTTAGCTAACCAAGAGTACAGCGTGGAAGAATTAGCCAAGCTGATGCAGCTCAAAGAGTCGATAGTATCTCACCATCTAGCAAAGTTACAGAAATTCAATTTAGTCAGTATCTGTCCTAAAGGTAATACTCACCTCTATAAATTGGATAGTGCCGCTTTACAAACTATGGGTAAGGAAATTTTTCAAGTCAATAGAACACCTGTATTAGATAATGGGGAAAGTGAAACATGGTCAAAACAAGTTCTGAAAAACTTTTTTGAAGGTGATCATTCCCTGGAAAACTCAACTGTACGACTCAAAGAAATTCCCGCTAGTCGCAAAAAGCGTTTAGTTATTCTCAAATGGTTAGCAAATCAATTCCATGTGGGAGTCAATTACCCAGAACGGGAAGTAAACGCAATTCTGCAAAATTACCATCCTGACTATGCCACTTTGCGACGAGACTTAATAGACAACCAACTTATGCAACGTTCAAAAAGCATTTATTGGCGAATAGCAGAAATATAA
- a CDS encoding DUF924 family protein — MSPAQDILHFWFGHPDEPNYGKQKSFWFIKNPEVDEELKTRFLKDYQQAAAGDLDDWLNSPATCLALIILLDQLPRNIFRGTPASFATDLKALAAAQHGIIQGYDRQFLPVQRWFFYLPFEHSENLAHQQQSVKLFQELSHDPESASAITYALQHLEIIERFGRFPHRNRILGRVSTPEEEEFLKQPGSSF, encoded by the coding sequence ATGTCGCCAGCACAGGATATTTTACACTTCTGGTTTGGTCATCCAGATGAACCTAATTATGGTAAACAGAAGTCTTTTTGGTTTATCAAAAACCCAGAAGTAGATGAGGAATTAAAAACTCGATTTCTTAAAGATTATCAACAAGCCGCAGCAGGAGATTTAGATGATTGGCTAAATTCACCTGCAACTTGTTTAGCATTAATTATCTTATTAGATCAGCTTCCGCGAAATATCTTTCGTGGAACTCCAGCCTCATTCGCCACTGACTTAAAAGCACTTGCAGCCGCACAGCACGGTATCATTCAAGGCTATGACCGTCAATTTCTTCCTGTACAACGTTGGTTTTTTTACTTACCTTTTGAACATAGCGAAAACTTAGCCCATCAGCAGCAGTCTGTAAAGTTGTTTCAAGAACTAAGTCATGATCCTGAGAGTGCATCAGCAATTACATACGCATTGCAGCATCTGGAAATCATCGAACGTTTTGGACGCTTCCCCCATCGCAACCGTATTTTAGGGCGCGTTTCCACACCAGAGGAAGAAGAATTTTTAAAGCAACCAGGCTCAAGTTTTTAG
- a CDS encoding helix-turn-helix domain-containing protein, with product MLRQGTSLVQAARFLGMDQSSLYMALQKGQIPTHKSNGRTVVSQGALLDYRARTRHL from the coding sequence ATGCTTAGACAAGGTACTTCGCTTGTCCAAGCTGCCAGATTTTTGGGAATGGATCAAAGTTCTCTGTATATGGCTCTGCAAAAAGGACAAATTCCCACGCACAAAAGCAATGGGCGGACAGTAGTTAGTCAAGGTGCGCTACTAGATTATCGAGCCAGGACAAGACATTTGTAA
- a CDS encoding TerC family protein codes for MLDQIFDYLHFHFSVEASIVLLILVFLEAVLSADNAIALAAIAQGLEDKNLERQALNIGLVVAYVLRITLLLTATEVQKFWQFELLGAAYLLWLVFQHFTSQETEDDHHHGPRFASLWQAIPVIAFTDLAFSLDSVTTAIAVSQETWLVITGTTIGIVTLRFMAGLFIRWLDEFENLEDAGYITVALVGLRLLLKVVNNDFVPPEWLMITAIAIIFSWGFSKRTLNESPQVEVEKSEVTK; via the coding sequence ATGCTAGACCAAATTTTTGATTACCTACACTTTCATTTCAGCGTGGAAGCCTCTATAGTCCTGCTGATATTAGTATTTCTAGAGGCGGTACTGTCAGCAGATAACGCGATCGCCCTAGCTGCTATTGCCCAAGGACTAGAAGACAAAAACCTGGAACGCCAAGCCCTCAACATTGGTTTAGTCGTGGCTTATGTGCTGCGAATTACCTTGCTGTTGACTGCCACTGAGGTACAAAAATTTTGGCAATTTGAACTCTTGGGCGCTGCCTACTTGCTTTGGTTGGTATTTCAACACTTTACCTCCCAAGAAACAGAAGACGACCATCATCACGGCCCACGTTTTGCTTCTTTGTGGCAGGCGATCCCAGTGATTGCGTTTACTGACTTAGCCTTTTCTTTGGATAGTGTGACAACAGCGATCGCAGTCTCTCAAGAAACATGGCTAGTGATTACAGGCACAACAATCGGCATCGTCACCCTGCGATTCATGGCAGGATTATTTATTCGTTGGTTAGATGAATTTGAAAACTTAGAAGACGCAGGCTATATAACTGTAGCTTTAGTAGGCTTGCGCCTGTTATTAAAAGTTGTAAACAATGATTTTGTCCCACCTGAGTGGTTAATGATTACGGCGATCGCCATTATTTTCTCCTGGGGCTTTTCTAAGCGTACTCTCAATGAATCACCCCAAGTTGAAGTGGAGAAAAGTGAAGTAACGAAGTGA